In Candidatus Rokuibacteriota bacterium, a genomic segment contains:
- a CDS encoding alpha/beta hydrolase — MNLLRPLDRSLTANGLRLHLLDWGGEGRTPLLLLHGFTGHAHAWDTLSIALQPHFHVYALDQRGHGDSDPADVYHPVAAFGDIAGVVAQLGLTSLVLVGLSMGGRNAMYFASRRPELVRRLVVVDIGPEISARAAEVPPGPPEPEAWDSIEEAARHLYRANPYPGIHYYRWVVMHSLRQRPDGALVWAWHPSVKERRSQAELDWWAVLRAITPPTLVLRGQHSHVLDRDVAERMARELPQGRFVEIPRAVHTLHEDNPEAVLAALKDFLEF, encoded by the coding sequence GTGAACCTCCTGCGCCCGCTGGATCGCTCCCTGACTGCCAACGGCCTGCGGCTTCACCTCCTCGACTGGGGCGGCGAGGGCCGCACGCCCCTGCTCCTCCTGCACGGGTTCACGGGGCATGCCCATGCGTGGGACACTCTGAGCATCGCGCTGCAGCCCCACTTCCACGTCTATGCCCTCGACCAGCGCGGGCACGGCGACAGCGATCCGGCGGATGTCTACCACCCCGTCGCGGCCTTCGGCGACATCGCCGGGGTGGTGGCCCAGCTGGGCCTGACCTCGCTCGTCCTCGTGGGGCTCTCCATGGGCGGCCGGAACGCGATGTACTTCGCCTCGCGGCGGCCTGAGCTCGTCCGGAGGCTGGTGGTCGTCGACATCGGACCCGAGATCAGCGCGCGGGCCGCCGAGGTGCCGCCCGGGCCGCCCGAGCCGGAGGCCTGGGACAGCATCGAGGAGGCGGCCCGGCACCTCTATCGCGCGAACCCGTATCCGGGCATTCACTATTACCGGTGGGTCGTCATGCACAGTCTCCGTCAGCGCCCCGACGGCGCGCTGGTGTGGGCCTGGCATCCCAGCGTCAAGGAGCGCCGCTCGCAGGCGGAGCTCGACTGGTGGGCCGTCCTCCGGGCCATCACGCCGCCGACCCTGGTACTTCGCGGCCAGCACAGCCACGTGCTCGATCGGGACGTCGCCGAGCGGATGGCTCGAGAGCTGCCCCAAGGGCGCTTCGTGGAGATCCCGCGGGCCGTGCACACGCTGCACGAGGACAACCCCGAGGCGGTCCTCGCCGCCCTGAAGGACTTCCTCGAGTTCTGA
- a CDS encoding antibiotic biosynthesis monooxygenase: protein MLAMWVKVRVKRELRQRFLQAIEADALASERDEPGCLRFNVLRDAQDEDVYYFYEAYTNQAALDAHRLSPHYAIWRAAADTLAGPIEATRCETVFPADPAYWARPPRKEPRS, encoded by the coding sequence ATGCTCGCGATGTGGGTGAAGGTGCGCGTGAAGCGGGAGCTGCGGCAGCGCTTCCTCCAGGCGATCGAGGCGGACGCGCTGGCCTCCGAGCGGGACGAGCCGGGCTGCCTGCGCTTCAACGTCCTCCGGGACGCGCAGGACGAGGATGTCTACTACTTCTACGAGGCTTACACGAACCAGGCTGCGCTGGACGCCCATCGCCTGTCGCCGCATTACGCCATCTGGCGCGCGGCGGCCGACACCCTGGCCGGGCCCATCGAGGCCACGCGCTGTGAGACTGTCTTCCCGGCTGACCCGGCCTACTGGGCCAGGCCGCCGCGAAAGGAGCCCCGCTCATGA